CCTTGTATTTTTTGCCTGCTGGAACTTTAACTAATTGTCGGGGGGCAGTGACTGTATTTGTTTCTGTAAAAGTCTTTGTTTCAGTCGAAGAAGCATTAAATTCTAAATTAATATCACTTCCTGGAATAAAAACTGGGACAATTTTATCAGAATTAATTTTAAATCCTTTAGAGGTTGCGGTTGATGTACTGAATGCTACAGCTTGAGAGAATTCTGAGGTACTAAGGTTTTGGTCTACATCACTTCCTGTATTATCAAGGATATTATCACCCATATAAACAGGTTCTATATCGCCTTTAATAGGTTCACCTAATGTGCTACCACTTACATCAAATTTTTCATTTTGTTTCGTACTGTTTAGATTTACAGCAGTATAATTATCAAAAGTTTCCCCTTCTTGCATTTTTTTATAAAAGTCTTTAGCTGCGGCATTTAAACGATCTGTAATAGGGACAATGACTCCTTCTTTTTTAGAGGGTAATTCTGCTTTTACAATTTCTGGGTTAAAAGTTGGTATAGTAACTGTAGTTAAGATAACACTAGGAAGTAATACTAAACTTAATAATTTTAACTTTTTCATTTAAACCGCTCCTTATTTCTTTTTAGTCTAGTAAAAAATAGAATGGATAAAACTAACTTGGATATTCACCACCTTTCTATTTAATTTTAGAAAAATGATTAGGATAATAGTCTTTCATGTTGTAATAAGTGTATCTTTTTTAAATTTAAATGAGGTGTATTATAGATACATGGTATAAAATTAAATATGTATATTTTGTGTCTAATGACAGAATACACAGTTATATAAAATTTATTTTTAATCGTTTGTGATAAAAAATAAGTCATTCATTACATTTTTGATTATTGTATCCGCTTTTATGCTATGATGAAAGCGTAAAACATTATAATTAAAAAGGAGGTTTAAAATGAAAAAGTCAATTAAGTTTTGCTGTGCTTCACTTGCTCTAGCTATGGGATTATCAGTAGTAACGCCAAGCATAAGCGCCTATGCTGCTGAAAGAAACTTAGAAAAGGTAATATCTAAAAACCAAGAATTAGTAGAATTTAGTAGTGCTCTAAATGAAGCTTTAAAAGAGGATGGCATCACTCAACAACAATGGAATAATTATATAGCAGAAACAAAAGCTGCTGCAACTCAAGAACCAACGCCAAGGTGGAAGGGCGCAGTTATAAAAAAACAATGAAGTTTGCTATTAAACATGTAAATGTCATTCCATCAAAAAAAGTGAGAGATGTTGTAAAAAAATATGGTGGAAAAATTATCAAAGCGATTGATACATATACTTGTTACGATATTGTTAAGGCTTTAACCAAAGTAGGCATTCCATATAAATATTGCAGATTTAATTGCAGATTTTTTAGTAACATTTATTTTATAATTATTTGAGGTAACTTATGCTTTCAATTCTATTTTTTATTTTAATTTTAGTTCTGTTATTAATTCCTTTTTTTGGAATCGATTATTTAATTATTTATTTGCTAAATGGTAATTATGATAATTTATGGTATCTTTTTTTATTTTTAATCCTTACCTATATTGTAGGTTATTTATTGGATAACGTTCTAGAAATGGTCGTGAAAGTAACGTTGTCCAAAAATAAAGAGGACAAAATGCCTTTGATATTTAATTTGTGTGTTAGTTTTTTGACTTCGCTTTTAGGAGTATATTTATTAGACATGATTTTTGCAGCTATTTCATTAAATACATCTATTTATTTAATGGTAGCTTTAGCACATACTATAATATTCTTTATCATCGATCAGCTACCAGAAGGAGAGAATTAATTTGTAAAAAAACAAAGTTAAAAGAGCATAAAATTTAATTACTCTTTTAGCTTTGTTTTTTCGTTCGCCCCTCATTTTGCCCCTAAAAGTTTTTGATTTTTTTATACTCGGCATATCATTTGATTGTTTCTAGTCTCATAACTTCGTCTGAATGAGTATAAATTTTAGTAATTTGGGAGCCTTTAGAATGTCCTATTCGTTGTTGAATAGCTACCTCATTTATTATATTTTTCGTTTTTGTATCCGGTTTTATGTTATGATGAAAGCGTAAGGCATTATATTAAAAAAGGAGAAGTTTTATTTATGAAAAAATTATCCATTATATTGCTATTTGTTATTATGTGTTTGATAAGTTTTATTTGTAAAGCTAATAATGTAAATGCTTATGAAGATCAAGTTATTACAAAAGCTCGCATTCAAACAAAAACATTTAATGAATTATCAGAAGAAGAAAAAAATTTTTTTGAAAAAGAAGGATTTAATACAAATAATGAGTACTATGCTGCAATATCAATCGAAACACCAATAAATTCAATATCTACACGTAGAATAAATGTTGTTACTTGTATTGCTTCTACTAAAAAGATAAATGCTACTACAGGATATACAACCTACATACTCACTGCTTCTAGAGCAGGTTTTCTTGATCTTAACACACGCTTATATTATGGAGAAACATATAGAAACTCTTTGGTTACACCTTACAATGCTCCAAAAATTTATGCTAGAGGGATTTATTTTAATTACACCTCTAAGAAAAAGTATCTTCCATGCCGGGTAACGACACAATATTATACTTCAATGGGTACAGGTACTGTTTCGTCTAAAGCAGGAGGTGTTACTTTAGGGCGATGATTAATTTAAAATATTTTTGTTTAGAAGAAGAACTACAGTTTGAGCTTGAAATTGAGGTTATTAATCAACTTGCAAGCGAAGAATTCAAACAAGCTTATTTGGACTTGAATGGCATAAAAATTGAAATACAGGTATTTTTTCTTAACGAGTCTGAAGTCCCTTTTAAAGCGCATGAAAATGTTTATGCTTTAATAAAACAAAAGGGAAAAGACATTTTGCCTATTGTAACTTTAAATGATAAAATCATTAAAAAAAATGCTTTGTTAAACAATGATGAGATAGAAGAGATTTTTGGAATAGGTATAGATGCTCAGATAGATTAGCTAATTTAAATCTCTGTTGTTTCGTTTGCCCCTCATTTTGCCTCTAAAATTTATGATTAGATATTTATAAAGAAGATAGTAATAGAATATAACCACATATAAAGCCATTTTCATGTTGTAAATAAAAATCAAAATAATTTCTTATTTTAGACTCTTTTTTAGGTGTTGGGATATGGCGTTATGATTCAGTATCTTTTTACGTTCTTTAAAATTTAATAAACTCATCTTATTCCAACTTCTTTAAAATATTTGAAGGAATATCTTTTTGCTTTACCTTTTCTTTACTAGATATGATATTACGTCTATCTTCCCAATGAATGATGTAGTACTGATTTTTTTCCATTTTGTCTTGTGATTCTAAATTTAATTTTCTTTCTTGGCCATCTTTCCCAAATCCGGTAACTTTGTAATTATAAAAAGTATCCACTATTCCGTCAGGCGCTTTATCTTTTTTTACTATAGGGTCCATTGTGATTTTTACATAGTAGTCTTTTGAACCGTAATAGGTGGATAGGAAGAACCAGCCCGCTATAAATACAGCTACAACAACAACTAAAATACTAATTAAAAGTTTCATTTTATTAACTCCTTTCACTATATATCATAATGAAAAAATTCTTCTGGTAAAATCGATCTAACTTACATTTCTATTACATTTATGTAAGCGATTAGCCAAAAGTTACCTATTTTTTCTAATAAGAAAGTGAAAGGGGCTAAGCATCGAGCGTTCCGTTTAACGTACTGTAGTCATTAAATTTTTTGCTTTTAAGTCAAAGAAGTTACATTCTAATTAACTAAAGATCTTAGCACTAATCGAAGTAATATTGAAAAATTTTAATAATAAGAGGTAAAAAAAAGATGAATGGAATAACAATTAAAGGTGATTTCAATAAAATATATTTATCTAAGTATCCCATTATTACTTGTTGATCAACTAATAGCCAATTTATGTAACTTAGTAGTTGTAAAATAAATAAAAGCATGAGTCCAGTGAAAAATAGTTTTAAAGCTGATTGAATCGTCATAGCTCATCTTCTCCTTTATATTCTTACTAAAAACAGCATATCATATATTTGTTGTACTTGGATAATAACTTTTTATGAATACGATATAATAAACAATTTATTATAAATTGTGAATTTTAAAGCGATATTATGATAATATAATATTAGAAACAAGAAGGAGAATTCGAGATGTTTACAAAGATTCAATGGATAGCTTATGTTATCGTAGCAGTAGTTATACTTATTGTTGGCTATTTGCTTAATCATGTAGCGGGTAATATGTTAGTAGCGGAGTTAATGATATTGGGATGTATGGCTGGTGCATTTAAAATATATAATGGCAAAAAATAATATTTTTAAAACAGTGATTGAAGGGCAATTAATTTTTTTGTTTTAGAATTTATATCAGAATTGAAAGAATATTAGATATTAACATTATATTTTGACTTGAAAGCGTTTTTTTATTATAATTAATTATATAAAAATGAATGGAGGAATGTTTTATGAAGAAGTTATTTCTAAGTGCAGCGAGTTTAGTATGCGGTATAACTGTTTTCACCGGGGTAAGCTTTTACGACCTAAGTCCTCTAGCTCTAAATCATGATGTTGGAAAAGTTACTGTGCAGGCAAAAGGGATTGAAGGAAATGCAGTTATAAATGGGGTTAAGTACAAATGGTCTGAAACTTCTTGGAGTAAAAATAGAGGTGTAACATTTAATCCTGGACAACACGTTTATCAATTGGCACCTAACCCACATGACGATCCTTGGTACAATAAAAATCAAGTGAAATTTTACAATCAACTTGTTGACCAAGTAAAAATCTTAGGCGATGCTCAAAAATGGCTACAAGACAAATGGCCAAATACAATTTCAAATGTTACGGTTCATGGTGTCAATTACACCTTAGCCCCGAGATAAAGTAGCCAATAAAAACTAATACGTTTGCCCCCCTACTTCTAGCTATCAAGTAGGGAGGGCATTTTTTGCTGGTTTTGAAGAGTAAGCGAAATGTATTTTATTATTCCGTTGCCATTTAGCTATAAAAGACAGGAAGCGATAACCTTTTAGTAGTAAACGTTTGTGACATAAAACAGACATTTTATTACATTTTTTACCATTAAACTTTATTTTATGTTATGATGAAAGCGTAATTAAAAATAAAGATGAATGGAGAGATGGAAGATGAAAAAATTGTGTTTCGTAGTTGCTGTTGTCATGTGTTTTGTAATCGTTTTCACTAGCGGTGATGGTGTAAAAGCTGTTGCAGATCAACCAGTTCCAAATGGATATTATGCTGTGAAGCCCAAGCTTGATAGCAATTTACAGGTAAATAGTAATCTTCAATTAGGAAAATTAGCTCCAGGATATCAAAAATTTGAATTTTACTATATTCCTTCAAAGGAAAGTTATATTATCAATAATCAATACGGAGTTGAAAGTGTTAGGTGGAGTGGAAGCGAGGGTGTTGGCAATCTTGGCTGGGCAACCCGGAATTTAGATGATAGTAACATGCTATGGACATTAGAAAAGGTGTCAGATAATCAAGTTATTATTCATAATAAGAGAGATTCAAATATGGTGTGGGATGTTCATGATTACTATCCTAACTTAGGAGCTCCAATCAAAGCGGAAAAAAAACACCCTATTAATTCTGTTTTGCTAGATGCTCAAATTTTTATTTTAGATGACGAACGATAAACAAAATGGCGCACTAGTTGAAAAAATTAGTGCGTTTCTTTCTTTTTAGAAATAGAAGCAAGCATGCTAAGAAATCAGGAAAAGCTTATCTAGAATCTGTTTTTCTCTAACGAATCGGATGAACTGTTGTTGCGTAATTCTGTGATTACAAATTGGTTTAAAGTCTCCTAAATTTCTTATCGTAAAAATGATTGGAGGATTTGGAAATGAAAAAATATCTTATAATCATGCTTGCTTCTCTATCTATATATCTGGTGTCTAACGATCAGATCATATTCGCAAAGGATGTGGAAAAAATAGGCTATTTAGTTATTGAACGTCCTCATACTTTAGAAAAGATAAAAGATTTTCCAAAGCTGCCTTATAGAAGTGGTGTTGGTAGACCAGAAGGCGTTATTCTACATTCAACTGGGGAAAATGATAAAACACTTGAAGAATGGATTTCATATGAAGAGAAAACATGGGAAAATGCTTTTGTTCATGCTTTTGTTGATGATCGGAAGGCTGTTGAAATTGCGGATCCTAATTATTTATGTTGGGGTGCAGGCAAAGTTGCAAATCCGCGCTATGTCCAAGTTGAATTAGTTGAATTTCCAGATGGGACCTCGAAAATTAAGATGATGCAATCCATTGAACAGTATGCACATTATATTG
This DNA window, taken from Listeria sp. PSOL-1, encodes the following:
- a CDS encoding ETX/MTX2 family pore-forming toxin, whose translation is MKKLKLLSLVLLPSVILTTVTIPTFNPEIVKAELPSKKEGVIVPITDRLNAAAKDFYKKMQEGETFDNYTAVNLNSTKQNEKFDVSGSTLGEPIKGDIEPVYMGDNILDNTGSDVDQNLSTSEFSQAVAFSTSTATSKGFKINSDKIVPVFIPGSDINLEFNASSTETKTFTETNTVTAPRQLVKVPAGKKYKVRADLRKVPYYGKVALKAVTTKNNPNFTNTLQGVHYDSHGIPTQKDIVITSPYVMDYFITPSNFKDLKVETNATSLMDAFLKYLQGNLESKIAFDGEGEYSYQTGTDFIVTVTDITDSKNVKVVDKKIVKLK
- a CDS encoding YrvL family regulatory protein, with protein sequence MLSILFFILILVLLLIPFFGIDYLIIYLLNGNYDNLWYLFLFLILTYIVGYLLDNVLEMVVKVTLSKNKEDKMPLIFNLCVSFLTSLLGVYLLDMIFAAISLNTSIYLMVALAHTIIFFIIDQLPEGEN
- a CDS encoding arsenic metallochaperone ArsD family protein — its product is MINLKYFCLEEELQFELEIEVINQLASEEFKQAYLDLNGIKIEIQVFFLNESEVPFKAHENVYALIKQKGKDILPIVTLNDKIIKKNALLNNDEIEEIFGIGIDAQID
- a CDS encoding YxeA family protein → MKLLISILVVVVAVFIAGWFFLSTYYGSKDYYVKITMDPIVKKDKAPDGIVDTFYNYKVTGFGKDGQERKLNLESQDKMEKNQYYIIHWEDRRNIISSKEKVKQKDIPSNILKKLE
- a CDS encoding peptidoglycan recognition family protein, giving the protein MKKYLIIMLASLSIYLVSNDQIIFAKDVEKIGYLVIERPHTLEKIKDFPKLPYRSGVGRPEGVILHSTGENDKTLEEWISYEEKTWENAFVHAFVDDRKAVEIADPNYLCWGAGKVANPRYVQVELVEFPDGTSKIKMMQSIEQYAHYIARVLKQFNIGKPTLADEINGIGTIITHNSVSKYLGGTTHTDPYNYLPKNGFSIKYVFSRINYYYYSI